In Stigmatella erecta, the following proteins share a genomic window:
- a CDS encoding LON peptidase substrate-binding domain-containing protein, whose product MTVPTRLVEASESLKVFPLPSAVLLPHSVLPLHIFEPRYRELVRDALAGDQVMALAQLAPGWEPGYAGRPALQPILCAGLIVWHEVLESGRYNILLQGVCRARLVSELPAERLYRQIRVELLPDFPYEGPEEEQLRQAVFELAGRVPPSFSEGLLPAVARAGGGTLADVVAAAIIPEPERRQELLAELDVRKRLEVVTGEVGELMARLQPVKPTGPLN is encoded by the coding sequence ATGACGGTCCCCACCCGCCTCGTTGAAGCCTCGGAATCGCTGAAGGTCTTTCCCCTGCCGTCCGCGGTGCTCTTGCCGCACTCGGTGCTGCCGCTCCACATCTTCGAGCCCCGGTACCGGGAGCTGGTGCGGGACGCGCTGGCGGGCGACCAGGTCATGGCCCTGGCCCAGCTCGCGCCCGGCTGGGAGCCGGGCTATGCCGGGCGGCCGGCCCTGCAGCCCATCCTGTGCGCGGGCCTCATCGTCTGGCACGAGGTGCTGGAGAGCGGCCGCTACAACATCCTCCTGCAGGGCGTCTGCCGGGCCCGGCTGGTGTCCGAGCTGCCCGCCGAGCGGCTCTACCGTCAGATCCGGGTGGAGCTGCTGCCGGACTTCCCTTACGAGGGGCCCGAGGAGGAGCAGCTCCGGCAGGCGGTGTTCGAGCTCGCGGGGCGGGTGCCGCCCTCCTTCTCCGAGGGGCTGCTGCCCGCGGTGGCGCGCGCCGGCGGGGGAACGCTGGCGGACGTGGTGGCCGCGGCCATCATCCCCGAGCCAGAGCGGCGCCAGGAGCTGCTGGCGGAGCTGGATGTCCGCAAGCGCCTGGAGGTGGTGACCGGGGAGGTGGGCGAGCTGATGGCGCGCCTCCAGCCCGTGAAGCCCACCGGACCACTGAACTAA
- a CDS encoding ExbD/TolR family protein: MAIKVPGKRYGKRLEHSKVFGHGAHGKKGGYADLLITPLVDMFVIIVLFLIANFSATGEVLMMTKDIQLPEAINVKEIEMHPVVMVSAEQVSVSGTIVGRVEDLVKDEYLNIPALEEKLRDMKKQFEDLHAMAQDDANAFKGDVNIQASKEVEFKIIKRVMFSCATAGYNNINFAVLTKGGPEATPGASASAAPH; encoded by the coding sequence ATGGCCATCAAGGTTCCCGGTAAGCGGTACGGCAAGCGGCTCGAGCACTCGAAGGTGTTCGGCCACGGCGCGCACGGCAAGAAGGGCGGCTACGCCGACCTGCTCATCACGCCGCTGGTCGACATGTTCGTCATCATCGTGCTCTTCCTCATCGCGAACTTCTCCGCGACGGGCGAGGTGCTGATGATGACCAAGGACATCCAGCTGCCCGAGGCCATCAACGTCAAGGAGATCGAGATGCACCCGGTGGTGATGGTCTCCGCCGAGCAGGTGAGCGTCTCGGGCACCATCGTGGGCCGCGTCGAAGACCTGGTGAAGGACGAGTACCTCAACATTCCTGCCCTGGAGGAGAAGCTCCGGGACATGAAGAAGCAGTTCGAGGACCTCCACGCCATGGCCCAGGACGACGCCAACGCCTTCAAGGGCGACGTCAACATCCAGGCCTCCAAGGAAGTGGAGTTCAAGATCATCAAGCGGGTGATGTTCAGCTGCGCCACCGCGGGCTACAACAACATCAACTTCGCGGTGCTCACCAAGGGCGGCCCCGAGGCCACCCCGGGGGCCAGCGCCTCGGCGGCCCCTCACTGA
- a CDS encoding ExbD/TolR family protein: protein MAGGMDLGGGGKGGKKPLDASINLTPFIDLMAVTISFLLLTAVWTQIGKLQVSQAGGPSTEETPPTETKTVQLTLAITPEEMRLSADQSTFDPIPISRDESGKLDLAKLTARFKEIREQFPDQSAITLQTDDKVRYDILVRIIDECMGSGLPQVSVMAAG from the coding sequence ATGGCCGGCGGAATGGACCTTGGGGGCGGAGGCAAAGGTGGCAAGAAGCCACTGGACGCCTCGATCAACCTGACCCCCTTCATCGACCTGATGGCGGTGACCATCAGCTTCCTGCTCCTCACGGCCGTGTGGACCCAGATCGGCAAGCTCCAGGTCTCCCAGGCCGGTGGCCCCTCCACGGAGGAGACGCCGCCCACGGAGACCAAGACGGTGCAGCTCACCCTGGCCATCACGCCCGAGGAGATGCGCCTCTCCGCGGACCAGAGCACGTTCGACCCGATTCCGATCTCCCGCGACGAGAGCGGCAAGCTGGACCTGGCCAAGCTCACCGCGCGCTTCAAGGAGATCCGCGAGCAGTTCCCGGATCAGTCCGCCATCACGCTGCAGACGGACGACAAGGTGCGCTACGACATCCTGGTGCGCATCATCGACGAGTGCATGGGCTCGGGGCTTCCCCAGGTCTCGGTGATGGCGGCGGGCTAA
- a CDS encoding MASE1 domain-containing protein, translated as MARAFTPRGLRRMLGLAGLYLAAGYVSVPFAIFPDAVSPVWPASGVALAALLWLGGAYWPGVFLGTLAFTLLRGSPWPACLGMSVSSTLEAVLALWALRRLGFSPLLERVRDVVSLILVAVGCPLVSALVGVFSLSLSGALAQTSFGAAATVWWAGDALGLLVVVPAALLVWQRRPLAHRAEALGLGVSVLVLGWEVFHGGVLDARITRAEPSLFVPVCIWAALRFGPRGTALTTLFITVMSIWGTVTGNGPFAEGTEGGHLLVNQLFITVHSVAGLLLAAVSAERRNALARLELLDAALRDVGEGVTISQVTPEGPRIVYANATYHALVGAPPEEVRGASPSKHVGEMAPGARQRMEEALSRALPFRGEVPLARGDGQRRYSELQLSPVRDAAGVPTHLVSMHRDVTATHEMRARLLAAERIAAVGTLAAGVGHEINNPLAYLTMNLDAAARELGRGTAVSRAVYGHMRNAQEGAERIRLLVQDLRTFSREGSEEHQRVDLLAVAAPALRMTRHVLGSRARLVEEYGTVPRVMGSEARLGQVLLNLLVNAMQAIPDGSAERHEVRVRTGRALDGRALVEVSDTGRGIHPQVLPHIFEPFFTTKSSEEGTGLGLSICHQIIRAHGGELLVRSEPGRGSVFTVLLPAAPSEGEVNTLPQRMSQVVEAQERAPARRGRVLIIDDEPRLAQSMRLLLEPSHDVVTTTRGSEALEWVSAGQRFDVVVCDLQMPGTTGMDIHAWLTLREPALAERLVFISGGACTAAAREFLRTVRNQVLEKPVRPDVLLATIDAAMEPGVLRTGS; from the coding sequence ATGGCACGGGCTTTCACCCCGCGCGGCCTGCGACGCATGCTGGGGTTGGCCGGGCTGTACCTGGCCGCCGGGTATGTGAGCGTGCCGTTCGCCATCTTCCCGGATGCCGTCAGCCCTGTCTGGCCGGCCTCGGGGGTGGCACTCGCCGCGCTCCTGTGGCTCGGGGGGGCGTACTGGCCCGGCGTCTTCCTGGGCACGCTGGCCTTCACCCTGCTGAGGGGCTCGCCCTGGCCCGCCTGCCTGGGCATGTCCGTGAGCAGCACGCTGGAGGCGGTGCTCGCGCTGTGGGCGCTGCGGCGCCTGGGCTTCTCGCCCCTGCTGGAGCGCGTGCGGGACGTCGTCTCGCTGATTCTGGTGGCGGTGGGCTGCCCGCTCGTGAGCGCCCTGGTGGGCGTGTTCAGCCTGAGCCTGTCGGGCGCCCTGGCGCAGACGTCCTTCGGGGCGGCGGCCACGGTGTGGTGGGCGGGCGATGCGCTGGGCCTCCTGGTCGTGGTGCCGGCCGCCTTGCTGGTGTGGCAGCGGCGGCCCCTGGCGCACCGGGCCGAGGCGCTGGGGCTCGGCGTGTCCGTCCTGGTGCTCGGCTGGGAGGTGTTTCACGGTGGGGTGCTGGATGCGCGCATCACCCGCGCGGAGCCCTCGCTCTTCGTGCCGGTGTGCATCTGGGCCGCCCTGCGCTTTGGCCCCCGGGGCACGGCGCTCACCACGCTGTTCATCACCGTGATGTCCATCTGGGGCACGGTGACGGGCAACGGCCCCTTCGCCGAAGGCACCGAGGGCGGCCACCTGCTGGTCAACCAGCTCTTCATCACCGTGCACTCCGTCGCCGGGCTGTTGCTCGCGGCCGTGAGCGCCGAGCGCCGCAATGCGCTGGCGCGGCTGGAGCTGCTGGACGCGGCCCTGCGCGACGTGGGCGAGGGGGTCACCATCAGCCAGGTGACGCCCGAGGGGCCCCGCATCGTCTACGCCAACGCCACCTACCACGCGCTGGTGGGCGCGCCCCCGGAGGAGGTGCGGGGGGCCTCACCCAGCAAGCACGTGGGCGAGATGGCGCCCGGGGCGCGTCAGCGCATGGAGGAGGCCCTGAGCAGGGCGCTTCCGTTCCGGGGAGAGGTGCCCCTGGCGCGCGGGGATGGCCAGCGCCGCTACAGCGAGCTGCAGCTGTCCCCCGTCCGGGACGCGGCGGGGGTGCCCACCCACCTGGTCTCCATGCACCGGGACGTCACCGCGACCCACGAGATGCGCGCGCGCCTCCTGGCCGCCGAGCGCATCGCCGCGGTGGGGACGCTCGCCGCGGGCGTGGGCCACGAAATCAACAACCCGCTGGCCTACCTGACGATGAACCTGGATGCGGCGGCGCGGGAGCTGGGCCGTGGCACCGCGGTGAGCCGCGCGGTGTATGGCCACATGCGCAATGCGCAGGAGGGCGCCGAGCGCATCCGGCTGCTCGTGCAGGATCTCCGCACGTTCAGCCGGGAGGGGAGCGAGGAGCACCAGCGGGTGGACCTGCTCGCGGTGGCGGCCCCCGCGCTGCGCATGACGCGGCACGTGCTGGGCAGCCGGGCCCGGCTCGTCGAGGAGTACGGGACGGTGCCCCGGGTGATGGGCAGCGAGGCGCGGCTGGGGCAGGTGCTGCTCAACCTGCTCGTCAACGCGATGCAGGCCATCCCGGATGGGAGCGCCGAGCGGCACGAGGTGCGGGTGCGCACCGGAAGGGCGCTGGATGGGCGGGCGCTGGTGGAGGTGTCGGACACCGGCCGGGGCATTCACCCCCAGGTGCTCCCGCACATCTTCGAGCCCTTCTTCACCACCAAGTCGAGCGAGGAGGGCACCGGGTTGGGGCTCTCCATCTGTCATCAGATCATCCGGGCGCACGGGGGCGAGCTGCTCGTCCGCAGTGAGCCAGGCCGGGGCTCCGTCTTCACCGTTTTGTTGCCGGCGGCTCCTTCGGAGGGCGAAGTGAACACGTTGCCTCAACGTATGAGCCAGGTGGTGGAAGCCCAGGAGAGGGCCCCGGCGCGGCGCGGGCGCGTCCTCATCATCGACGACGAGCCCCGCCTGGCGCAGTCCATGCGCCTGCTGCTGGAGCCCAGCCACGATGTCGTCACCACCACGCGCGGCAGCGAGGCGCTGGAGTGGGTCTCCGCGGGCCAGCGCTTCGACGTCGTCGTGTGTGACTTGCAGATGCCCGGCACGACGGGGATGGACATCCATGCCTGGCTGACCCTGCGCGAGCCGGCGCTGGCCGAGCGCCTGGTCTTCATCTCCGGGGGCGCCTGCACGGCGGCCGCGCGCGAGTTCCTGCGCACGGTGCGCAATCAGGTGCTGGAGAAGCCGGTGCGGCCCGACGTGCTGCTGGCCACCATCGACGCGGCGATGGAGCCTGGGGTGCTGCGGACCGGCTCGTGA
- a CDS encoding HAD family hydrolase: protein MPLRAALFDLDGTLVDSLADIAAAMNHSLTHHGLPTHPTDAYRHFVGEGVMQLARKAASGGDEALHTSLLTVYRAYYAEHLFDQTVVFPGVLPLLAQLAGEGVRLGVLSNKSDGFTKKLVKGLMPEVPFAAVYGERPGIPRKPDPTAALALAQELGVAPADCAFVGDTSVDMDTARGAGMVSVGVTWGFRGVEELRAHGAQALATTAEELGAALRGLRAGG from the coding sequence ATGCCCCTGCGCGCTGCCCTGTTTGATCTCGATGGGACGTTGGTGGACTCGCTGGCGGACATCGCCGCGGCGATGAACCACTCGCTCACCCACCACGGCCTGCCCACCCACCCCACGGACGCGTACCGCCACTTCGTGGGCGAGGGCGTCATGCAGCTGGCCCGCAAGGCGGCCTCGGGAGGGGATGAGGCGCTGCATACCTCTCTGCTCACCGTCTACCGCGCCTATTACGCGGAGCACCTGTTCGATCAGACGGTGGTGTTTCCGGGCGTCCTGCCGCTGCTGGCGCAGCTGGCCGGGGAGGGGGTGCGGCTGGGGGTGCTGAGCAACAAGTCGGATGGCTTCACCAAGAAGCTGGTGAAGGGGCTGATGCCGGAGGTGCCCTTCGCGGCCGTCTACGGCGAGCGGCCCGGAATTCCACGCAAGCCGGACCCCACCGCGGCGCTCGCCCTGGCCCAGGAGCTGGGCGTGGCCCCCGCGGACTGCGCCTTCGTGGGGGACACCTCCGTGGACATGGACACCGCGCGGGGCGCGGGCATGGTCAGCGTCGGGGTGACGTGGGGCTTCCGTGGGGTGGAGGAACTCCGCGCCCACGGCGCCCAGGCCCTCGCCACCACGGCGGAGGAGCTGGGCGCGGCCCTGCGCGGCCTGCGCGCCGGCGGCTAG
- a CDS encoding YqaA family protein, with amino-acid sequence MPDTSSVKVPAVPAEKLSWYRRLYLRVEALSSTKHALAAMLVVSVVDGSFFPVPPFALLVPMVMAQPKKWLRYAVLGTVASLAGGLLGYWLGTLINAGAVSFLNIDLNMRVQRFGIDASLGELLGQNFWVLALLCSVLPTPFKVVAIGSGMVSVPLDRFLLAAVIGRTLRFMAVSGVMRFAGPTARKWLRV; translated from the coding sequence ATGCCGGATACGTCCTCCGTTAAGGTGCCCGCCGTCCCCGCCGAGAAGCTCTCCTGGTACCGGAGGCTCTACCTGCGCGTGGAGGCCCTGTCCTCCACCAAACATGCCCTGGCGGCCATGCTGGTGGTGTCCGTGGTGGACGGCTCGTTCTTTCCGGTACCGCCCTTCGCGCTGCTGGTGCCCATGGTGATGGCCCAGCCGAAGAAGTGGCTGCGCTATGCGGTGCTGGGGACGGTGGCGAGCCTGGCCGGTGGACTGCTCGGCTACTGGCTGGGCACGCTCATCAACGCCGGCGCCGTGAGCTTCCTGAACATCGACCTGAACATGCGCGTGCAGCGCTTCGGCATCGATGCCTCGCTGGGCGAGCTGCTGGGCCAGAACTTCTGGGTGCTGGCGCTGCTGTGCTCGGTGCTGCCCACCCCGTTCAAGGTGGTGGCCATCGGCAGCGGCATGGTGTCCGTGCCGCTGGACCGCTTCCTCCTGGCGGCCGTCATCGGCCGCACGCTGCGCTTCATGGCCGTGTCCGGGGTGATGCGCTTCGCGGGCCCCACCGCGCGCAAGTGGCTGCGCGTCTGA
- a CDS encoding outer membrane protein, whose amino-acid sequence MKAKILTGAVAALLYSGAALAGDGKDCPPGFEKKDTQASTMGSPTVMDESVAVIETEPVEESIGGSGQAGIAQSDSSLSTGSSMDVQQGEVLLRCEPVSGTGGSGSAWDSQSEPLREPQLTPPPAQQVAPPPPPPSSAAFTPTVDVDENDVARKEKKESGANMRGLTLMVGGGVEGYTGSLAPAIDPGAAYGVTAAIKPSKVFGLELGYSGAVNDVSDTAFSASSGPDIVRNGGQAAATFALSATPVQPYVLGGIGLSDYNFRGTGGGFSDDTVGNVPVGAGLRTHFGSFTADLRANYNFLFDQDFAAVDDGLNGNGRYSGTLNIGGTF is encoded by the coding sequence ATGAAAGCGAAGATTCTGACGGGCGCGGTTGCCGCGCTTCTCTACAGCGGTGCGGCTCTGGCGGGAGACGGCAAGGACTGCCCTCCGGGGTTCGAGAAGAAGGACACCCAAGCAAGCACCATGGGCTCGCCCACGGTGATGGATGAGAGCGTGGCGGTCATCGAGACCGAGCCGGTGGAGGAGTCCATCGGGGGCAGCGGCCAGGCCGGGATCGCCCAGAGCGACTCGTCGCTCAGCACCGGGTCTTCGATGGACGTTCAGCAGGGCGAGGTGTTGCTGCGGTGTGAGCCCGTGAGCGGCACGGGCGGCAGCGGCAGCGCGTGGGACAGCCAGAGTGAGCCGCTGCGCGAGCCGCAGCTGACGCCGCCTCCGGCGCAGCAGGTGGCGCCGCCCCCGCCGCCTCCGAGCAGCGCGGCCTTCACCCCGACCGTGGACGTCGATGAGAACGACGTGGCGCGCAAGGAGAAGAAGGAGTCCGGGGCCAACATGCGCGGCCTGACCCTGATGGTCGGCGGCGGTGTGGAAGGCTACACCGGCTCGCTGGCCCCCGCGATTGATCCGGGTGCCGCCTACGGTGTGACGGCCGCCATCAAGCCCTCCAAGGTGTTCGGCCTCGAGCTGGGCTACAGCGGCGCCGTGAACGATGTGTCCGACACGGCGTTCTCGGCCTCCAGCGGCCCGGACATCGTGCGCAACGGTGGCCAGGCGGCCGCCACGTTCGCCCTGTCGGCGACTCCGGTCCAGCCCTACGTGCTGGGCGGCATCGGCCTGAGCGACTACAACTTCCGCGGCACCGGCGGCGGCTTCAGCGACGACACCGTGGGCAACGTGCCCGTGGGCGCGGGTCTCCGGACCCACTTCGGCAGCTTCACCGCGGACCTGCGGGCGAACTACAACTTCCTGTTCGACCAGGACTTCGCCGCGGTGGATGACGGCCTCAACGGCAACGGCCGCTACTCCGGCACGCTGAACATCGGTGGCACGTTCTAA
- a CDS encoding general secretion pathway protein GspE has product MERKRIGEILLQRGAISPVQLEEGLKAQRQTQQRLGATLVAQGAITEATLVQALSEALGLPVVELAAVTPDWAAIHLVRARFCEQHELFPFALENRGGRRHLVVAMTDPLHGPALEEIEFTTGLKVSPRVAARSAVLAAILRYYHKAAPAPARPGAPTGKQAPRAAQARPPLPSRPAQAPVGREDDDEEVIVGEELSAADKTQRTRLADLITEREQQRRKKGAKAPARPAPGGSGVLDDLDYLIGGGGLRDEPDRIEELERKFWALMRIMARKGLLTNEEFTRELDDKGES; this is encoded by the coding sequence ATGGAGAGGAAGCGGATTGGAGAAATCCTCCTGCAGCGCGGGGCGATCAGCCCGGTGCAGCTGGAGGAGGGACTCAAGGCGCAGCGGCAGACCCAGCAGCGGCTGGGGGCGACCCTGGTCGCCCAGGGGGCGATCACCGAGGCCACCCTGGTCCAGGCCCTGAGCGAGGCGCTGGGGCTGCCCGTGGTGGAGCTGGCCGCCGTCACCCCGGACTGGGCGGCCATTCACCTGGTGCGGGCGCGGTTCTGCGAGCAGCACGAGCTGTTCCCCTTCGCCCTGGAGAACCGGGGGGGCCGCCGGCACCTGGTGGTGGCCATGACCGACCCGCTCCACGGCCCCGCGCTGGAGGAGATCGAATTCACCACCGGCCTCAAGGTGAGCCCCCGGGTCGCCGCCCGCTCCGCGGTGCTCGCCGCCATCCTGCGCTACTACCACAAGGCGGCCCCCGCCCCGGCCCGCCCCGGGGCCCCCACCGGCAAGCAGGCCCCGCGCGCCGCGCAGGCCCGCCCGCCCCTGCCCTCCCGGCCCGCGCAGGCCCCCGTGGGGCGCGAGGACGACGACGAGGAGGTCATCGTCGGCGAGGAGCTGAGCGCCGCGGACAAGACGCAGCGCACGCGGCTGGCGGACCTCATCACCGAGCGCGAGCAGCAGCGGCGCAAGAAGGGGGCCAAGGCCCCGGCCCGGCCCGCGCCGGGCGGCTCGGGGGTGCTGGATGACCTGGATTACCTCATCGGTGGCGGCGGCTTGCGGGACGAGCCGGACCGCATCGAGGAGCTGGAGCGCAAGTTCTGGGCCCTCATGCGCATCATGGCGCGCAAGGGGCTGCTCACCAACGAGGAGTTCACCCGCGAGCTGGACGACAAGGGCGAATCCTGA
- a CDS encoding MotA/TolQ/ExbB proton channel family protein codes for MNLGSLTNLTILANTGGPERTLFEEIARRWEAGQWGMYPIALCGVVALAIVVERSIVLFFKSSINKEGFLRGLKKHIYAGDLDKAINYVAGQKATPLTAVIKAGLMNVPKGQEEVQAALDEASLRETPKLEVRTGYLAMLGNAAMLAGLLGTVSGLISCFEAVANVNPADKATILANGISEAMNCTGFGLLTAIPALVAFSVLMGRTQSIINDINETSVSVLNLIVTNRDKFKNLNIPVANHGHEE; via the coding sequence ATGAACCTGGGGTCCTTGACGAACCTGACCATCCTGGCGAACACCGGCGGGCCGGAGCGCACGCTGTTCGAGGAGATTGCCCGGCGCTGGGAGGCGGGACAGTGGGGCATGTACCCCATCGCGTTGTGCGGCGTTGTCGCGCTGGCCATCGTGGTGGAGCGCAGCATCGTGCTGTTCTTCAAGTCCTCCATCAACAAGGAGGGCTTCCTGCGCGGCCTGAAGAAGCACATCTACGCGGGTGACCTGGACAAGGCCATCAACTACGTGGCCGGCCAGAAGGCCACCCCGCTCACCGCCGTCATCAAGGCGGGCCTGATGAACGTGCCGAAGGGCCAGGAAGAGGTCCAGGCGGCGCTCGACGAGGCCTCGCTGCGCGAGACGCCCAAGCTCGAGGTGCGCACCGGTTATCTCGCCATGCTCGGCAACGCCGCCATGCTCGCCGGTCTGCTCGGAACGGTGTCCGGTCTGATCTCCTGCTTCGAAGCCGTGGCCAACGTGAACCCGGCCGACAAGGCGACGATTCTGGCGAACGGCATCTCGGAAGCCATGAACTGCACGGGCTTCGGGCTGCTGACGGCCATCCCGGCGCTGGTGGCCTTCTCGGTGCTGATGGGCCGCACCCAGTCCATCATCAACGACATCAACGAGACCAGCGTCTCGGTGCTCAACCTCATCGTGACCAACCGCGACAAGTTCAAGAACCTGAACATCCCGGTCGCCAACCACGGCCACGAAGAGTAA
- the nadE gene encoding NAD(+) synthase: MRLVKVGLASVNTTVGAFSRNVDRALELGRRMAAEGVTIGLFQEQLIGGYPAEDLVQWQGFIDHQWPELERFARETAKLATVFVVGVAVAHQGLRLNCAAVVAAGHILGLVPKEKLPTYNIFYEGRTYSRGYPGMAEVHRGVPLGDYLFRFDFGVIAPEVCEDIWSADGPQRRRTYSGAELVVNLSASPFRLGFVDTRRELLATRAADHQCSIAYANALGSNDGIIFDGGGFLNQNGRSVIETPRFQEGYTSAVVDLDRTVRLRAENTTWRSDREEWVADGGKLVPILDCMGILQTRRETLTYPAPPHRSFFLPGPDQRRPAREALCEDILDALALGVGDYFEKTRAFKCIGISLSGGRDSLLTLLIAHRYAKRARPDNPGSLLQTFYMPSRYSSDTTREAAETITRELGVPFQVVPIEEAFDRELAVVKQMLGETAVTPITEQNIQARLRAQRMWNWSNSSGGLFLQTGNMSEKAVGYTTTGGDLMGALAVIANVPKTVVMYLLDYLQEKTGYEGIRKVLSKPAGPELAHNQVGEEELMPFPILDACFYLFAGEKLVPAELVQALSTMFPEVEPERLKVYVDKFVRLFLQSIYKWVQSPLSLHIGNLDLDRERALQLPVVTASEWTRD; the protein is encoded by the coding sequence ATGCGGCTTGTCAAGGTAGGGCTCGCCAGCGTCAACACCACGGTGGGAGCGTTCTCCCGGAACGTGGACCGGGCGCTCGAGCTGGGGCGGCGGATGGCCGCCGAGGGCGTCACCATCGGCCTCTTCCAGGAGCAGCTCATCGGCGGCTACCCGGCCGAGGACCTGGTGCAGTGGCAGGGCTTCATCGACCACCAGTGGCCGGAGCTGGAGCGCTTCGCGCGCGAGACGGCCAAGCTGGCCACCGTGTTCGTGGTGGGGGTGGCGGTGGCCCACCAGGGCCTGCGCCTCAACTGCGCGGCGGTGGTGGCCGCGGGCCACATCCTGGGGCTGGTGCCCAAGGAGAAGCTGCCCACCTACAACATCTTCTATGAGGGCCGCACCTACTCGCGCGGCTACCCGGGCATGGCGGAGGTGCACCGCGGCGTGCCGCTGGGCGATTACCTCTTCCGCTTCGACTTCGGCGTGATTGCCCCGGAGGTGTGCGAGGACATCTGGAGCGCGGATGGCCCGCAGCGCCGCCGCACCTACTCGGGCGCCGAGCTGGTGGTGAACCTGTCGGCCTCGCCCTTCCGGCTGGGCTTCGTGGACACGCGGCGGGAGCTGCTCGCCACGCGCGCCGCGGACCACCAGTGCTCCATCGCCTACGCCAACGCCCTGGGCAGCAACGACGGCATCATCTTCGATGGCGGGGGCTTCCTGAACCAGAACGGCCGCTCCGTCATCGAGACGCCGCGCTTCCAGGAGGGCTACACCTCGGCGGTGGTGGACCTGGACCGCACCGTGCGCCTGCGCGCGGAGAACACCACCTGGCGCAGCGACCGCGAGGAGTGGGTGGCCGACGGCGGCAAGCTGGTGCCCATCCTGGACTGCATGGGCATCCTCCAGACGCGGCGCGAGACGCTCACGTACCCGGCGCCGCCGCACCGCAGCTTCTTCCTTCCCGGCCCCGACCAGCGCAGGCCCGCCCGCGAGGCGCTGTGCGAGGACATCCTCGACGCGCTGGCGCTGGGCGTGGGCGACTACTTCGAGAAGACGCGCGCCTTCAAGTGCATCGGCATCTCGCTGTCGGGCGGCCGGGACTCGCTGCTCACGCTGCTCATCGCCCACCGGTACGCGAAGCGGGCGCGGCCGGACAACCCGGGCTCGCTCCTGCAGACCTTCTACATGCCCAGCCGCTACTCCAGCGACACCACGCGCGAGGCGGCGGAGACCATCACCCGGGAGCTGGGCGTGCCCTTCCAGGTGGTGCCCATCGAGGAGGCCTTCGACCGGGAGCTGGCCGTGGTGAAGCAGATGCTCGGGGAGACGGCCGTCACCCCCATCACCGAGCAGAACATCCAGGCGCGCCTGCGCGCCCAGCGCATGTGGAACTGGTCCAACTCCAGCGGCGGCCTGTTCCTCCAGACGGGCAACATGAGCGAGAAGGCGGTGGGCTACACCACCACCGGAGGCGACCTGATGGGGGCGCTGGCCGTCATCGCCAACGTGCCCAAGACGGTGGTCATGTACCTGCTGGACTACCTCCAGGAGAAGACGGGCTACGAGGGCATCCGCAAGGTGCTCTCCAAGCCCGCCGGGCCGGAGCTGGCGCACAACCAGGTGGGCGAGGAGGAGCTGATGCCCTTCCCCATCCTCGATGCGTGCTTCTACCTCTTCGCGGGCGAGAAGCTGGTCCCCGCCGAGCTGGTGCAGGCCCTCTCCACCATGTTCCCCGAGGTGGAGCCCGAGCGGCTCAAGGTCTACGTGGACAAGTTCGTCCGCCTCTTCCTCCAGTCCATCTACAAGTGGGTCCAGTCGCCCCTGTCCCTGCACATCGGCAACCTGGATCTCGACCGCGAGCGGGCCCTGCAGTTACCGGTCGTCACCGCCTCGGAATGGACGCGGGACTGA